One stretch of Chryseobacterium indologenes DNA includes these proteins:
- a CDS encoding prolyl oligopeptidase family serine peptidase produces the protein MKIKTSTIICLLSGLFNAQKNNLSPSKPATDTYFGTEVVDEYRNLENLDDPETLHWMKSQTAYTTSILDLIPKRNYYLEKRTELDKRQGYSVSNLNITNNDKYFYLKKKGDEKVAKLYYRDGFSGVEKLLYNPADYKSNEQNHSFVINYISPSWDGNTIAISMSEKGNELADVIIMDVNTKYVHPHIITNASPATFDGIKWIDNNRFFYVAFSTTDPKSQDFYKNTRTVLYKVGTDPKDITDVFSAKNNPDLQITPSQYPMILNFGSDDQYYIGMIVDYQTYRKTFIIPKKDLLEGKKNWSLLYDPSDKAKNFRLWNDKAIFLSSYNATSNKLCKTSIDNLNFKDPEVLIPEKKDEIIKSYKTTKDGIYYTTTKNGVEAKLYLYKDGKDTAIPLPYPSGNISLENIGNNFSDIWVTCSGWANEEQRFKYDVKTNSFKAENLTPVTEYPEFADVVVKEITIKARDGEEVPVSLMYHKNLKKNGKNMTLIDSYGSYGVSSSPFFAKMYLLWVNQGGVVAVAHVRGGGEKGEKWRLAGQKETKPNTWKDLIDCTEYLIKEKYTSKDKVAIWGTSAGGITVGRAMTERPDLFKAVIAEVGSLNTLRQETTPNGQPKEFGSIKDPKEFKAVLEMDSFYHIKKGVKYPATFITGGINDQRVIVWEPTKFAAKLMAGNTSDHPVLLKIDFEGGHAANVPIAQRYANLGDMFTFAFWQLGHPDYQPKEKIKK, from the coding sequence ATGAAAATAAAAACATCTACCATAATCTGTTTATTATCTGGTCTTTTCAATGCCCAGAAAAACAACTTATCCCCATCAAAACCTGCTACAGACACCTATTTCGGAACTGAAGTAGTAGATGAATATAGAAATCTGGAAAATTTGGATGATCCGGAAACTCTTCATTGGATGAAATCACAGACAGCCTATACCACTTCTATTCTTGATCTTATACCTAAAAGAAATTATTACCTTGAAAAAAGAACAGAGCTTGATAAAAGACAGGGGTATTCTGTTTCAAATCTAAATATTACAAATAATGATAAATATTTTTATTTAAAGAAAAAAGGTGATGAAAAAGTAGCTAAGTTGTATTACCGCGACGGGTTTTCAGGAGTAGAAAAGCTACTTTACAATCCTGCTGATTACAAAAGTAATGAACAAAATCACAGCTTTGTCATCAATTATATAAGTCCAAGTTGGGACGGTAATACCATTGCCATTTCTATGTCTGAAAAAGGCAATGAATTAGCAGATGTAATTATTATGGATGTGAACACAAAATATGTTCATCCCCACATTATTACCAATGCATCACCTGCTACATTTGACGGAATAAAATGGATTGATAATAACAGGTTTTTCTATGTTGCTTTTTCCACAACAGATCCTAAATCACAGGACTTTTATAAAAATACAAGAACAGTACTTTATAAAGTAGGCACAGATCCAAAGGATATTACTGATGTTTTTTCAGCTAAGAATAATCCGGATTTACAGATCACTCCAAGTCAATATCCGATGATTTTAAATTTCGGCAGTGACGATCAATATTATATTGGAATGATAGTCGATTATCAAACGTACAGGAAAACATTTATTATTCCAAAGAAAGACTTATTAGAAGGAAAGAAAAACTGGAGTCTGCTCTATGATCCAAGTGATAAGGCAAAAAATTTCCGTCTATGGAATGATAAGGCTATTTTTTTATCATCATATAATGCAACTTCCAATAAATTATGTAAAACAAGCATTGACAATCTGAACTTTAAAGATCCGGAAGTTCTGATTCCGGAGAAAAAAGATGAAATTATTAAAAGTTACAAAACCACAAAAGACGGCATTTACTATACCACTACTAAAAATGGAGTAGAAGCTAAATTATATCTCTATAAAGATGGGAAAGATACAGCGATTCCGCTTCCTTACCCTTCCGGAAATATTAGCTTAGAAAATATAGGAAATAACTTTTCTGACATCTGGGTAACATGTTCCGGTTGGGCTAATGAAGAGCAGCGTTTTAAATATGATGTAAAAACCAATAGCTTCAAAGCAGAAAACCTTACTCCAGTTACAGAATATCCAGAATTTGCTGATGTAGTGGTTAAAGAAATAACCATAAAAGCAAGAGATGGAGAGGAGGTTCCGGTTTCTTTGATGTATCATAAAAACCTCAAAAAAAACGGTAAGAATATGACTCTTATTGACAGTTATGGATCTTATGGAGTGTCTTCTTCCCCATTTTTTGCGAAAATGTATTTATTATGGGTTAACCAGGGTGGAGTGGTTGCCGTAGCTCATGTAAGAGGAGGAGGCGAAAAGGGCGAAAAATGGCGTTTAGCAGGTCAGAAGGAAACCAAGCCTAATACCTGGAAAGATTTAATTGACTGTACAGAATATTTAATAAAAGAGAAATATACATCAAAAGATAAAGTTGCCATTTGGGGAACCAGCGCAGGAGGTATTACTGTAGGCAGAGCCATGACGGAAAGACCAGATCTGTTTAAGGCAGTTATTGCAGAAGTGGGATCATTAAACACCCTTAGACAGGAGACAACTCCTAATGGACAGCCTAAAGAATTTGGAAGCATAAAAGATCCAAAAGAATTTAAGGCTGTATTAGAAATGGATTCATTTTATCATATCAAAAAGGGAGTAAAATATCCGGCAACATTTATCACAGGTGGAATCAATGATCAAAGAGTTATCGTGTGGGAGCCTACAAAATTTGCGGCTAAATTAATGGCTGGCAATACGTCTGATCATCCTGTATTACTAAAAATAGATTTTGAAGGAGGACACGCAGCCAATGTACCTATTGCCCAGCGATATGCTAATCTGGGAGATATGTTTACATTTGCATTCTGGCAGTTAGGACATCCTGATTATCAACCTAAAGAAAAGATAAAAAAATAA